One segment of Scyliorhinus torazame isolate Kashiwa2021f chromosome 14, sScyTor2.1, whole genome shotgun sequence DNA contains the following:
- the LOC140389582 gene encoding G-protein coupled receptor 171-like, with translation MSSEPSNSSSAPCVINNNMEAFTYFYYLIFLIGIIGSCIALWAFISQRKARKCLNIYLINLLTADFLLSLALPFKIIVDLGIAPWGLKIFHCQVTACLIYINMYSSIIFLGFVSIDRYIQLSGNSRFQRIQEPGFAKMMSVVIWGMVLLLMVPNMAIPIKSIEPKPLLKCAEIKITLGLHWHVLTNFICIAIFMNVSVMLLTSNFLVVKKLYKNKDREIQKDVQQTLRHVFILTAIYIICFVPYHIVRTPYTLSQYKPVSDCSVQRSLFYAKESTFLLTVLNLCLDPILYFYLCKSFRSKITETFGSTKGTKRKKKSEDEEGRNETNLTLCS, from the coding sequence ATGAGTTCGGAACCATCCAACAGCTCCAGTGCGCCTTGTGTAATCAATAACAATATGGAGGCTTTCACTTATTTTTATTACTTAATCTTCCTGATTGGCATCATTGGGAGTTGCATCGCACTTTGGGCATTTATTAGCCAAAGGAAGGCCAGAAAATGCCTCAACATCTATCTGATCAACCTACTGACTGCCGATTTTCTGCTGAGTTTGGCCCTGCCTTTCAAAATAATTGTGGACTTGGGCATTGCTCCATGGGGTTTGAAGATCTTCCACTGCCAGGTCACCGCATGCCTCATCTACATCAATATGTATTCGTCGATTATATTTCTGGGCTTTGTGAGTATTGATCGGTACATTCAACTCTCGGGGAACTCGAGGTTCCAGCGGATTCAGGAACCGGGTTTTGCAAAAATGATGTCTGTTGTGATATGGGGAATGGTCCTGTTGTTGATGGTGCCAAACATGGCGATCCCCATCAAAAGTATAGAACCAAAGCCTCTTCTGAAGTGTGCGGAGATAAAGATCACCCTGGGACTGCACTGGCACGTCCTCACCAATTTCATTTGCATTGCAATATTCATGAATGTCTCCGTGATGCTTCTAACCTCCAACTTCCTCGTGGTGAAAAAACTATACAAAAACAAGGACAGAGAGATTCAGAAAGACGTGCAGCAAACTCTGAGGCACGTTTTCATCCTGACCGCCATCTACATAATTTGCTTTGTCCCCTATCACATTGTTCGGACTCCGTACACACTAAGTCAATACAAGCCGGTGAGTGACTGCAGCGTACAGCGATCCCTGTTTTACGCAAAGGAATCCACCTTCCTCTTGACTGTCCTCAATCTTTGCTTAGACCCCATTTTGTATTTCTACCTCTGCAAATCATTCCGGTCGAAAATTACAGAAACGTTTGGATCAACCAAAGGGACCAAACGCAAGAAGAAAAGCGAGGATGAAGAGGGGAGAAACGAGACCAACTTAACATTGTGCAGTTAA